CGTTGTCCTCGGGCGGATTGTGGCTGGCCGAGATCATGAGGCCCCAGGTCTTTCCGCCCTCCGCCGTCAGCTTCGCCACCTTCCAGGCCACGGCGGGCGTGGGAGCCATGCCGAGCACCAGGACCTGGAGGCCCAGGCCAACGCCCAGGATGAATGCCTCGGACATGGGGCCTGAGCTGGATCGGGGATCCCAGCCCACCACCAGGCGCTTGACGCCCGCCTCCCGGGCCACCTGCGCCCAGGCCGCGCCCCAGCGGGAAACCTCCTCCAGGGTGAGGGGAGAGCGATAGGCCGCGCCCCGAATGCCGTCGGTTCCGAAGTAGCGAAGACTCATGCCGTCAGATTAACCGAGGATGGCGGGCGCCTCACCCGCTGGCCCCAGGCGCTGGCCTCAGGCGATGGCATGGGTCCTGAAGACCTGGTAGCCCCATTGGGCTGCTTCGGCATGGGCCTGGGCCGTGAGGCCGTCGCGGAGGTTGGGGGCGAGGTCTGGTCGGCCGGCCCGGATGGCCAGGAAGCGCTTCCGGGAAAGGCCAATGCAGAACCGCTCGGCAGGCCAGTCCAGGAGCTCCGGCAGGCGCGGCAGGGCCTCCCACAGGGCGAGATCTTCCGCGAAGGTGGTTCCGAAGCCGAATCCGGGATCCAGCAGTAGGCGCTCCGGGGAGATCCCGGCGCCGAGCAGGCGGTCCCGGACGGCGCGCAGCTCCGCAAGGGCCTGTTCGGCATCCCGGGGGGCTGGATCGTCGTAGGGCGGCATGTGGAAGCCCGCGCCCGCACGGCGGCTCCGCATGGCGATGAGACCGCAGGGGGAGTGCGCCGCCAGTGCCAGCATCGCCGGATCGGAAAAGCCCGTGACATCGTTGATCACCCTGACGCCGGTCGCGAGGCCACGGCTGGCCGTGAGCGCATAGCGCGTATCCAGGCTGAGGGGGATCCCGGGACGGGCCGCCGCGAGGCTGGACAGGACCGGCTCCAGACGGCTCCATTCGGTGTCTGGGGCCACGATCTCCGCCCCAGGGCGGGTGCTCTCGGCGCCAAGGTCGAGCATGCCTGCCCCGGCCTGGACGAGGGCATGGGCCTGCTCCAGAGCCGCGGCGGGACCCGCGAACCGGCCCCCGTCGCTGAAGGAGTCTGGGGTCAGATTCAGAATGCCGAGAAAAAGGGGACCGCCCCCGAGAAGCGGTCCCCAGTCGAACGGCGCCATCCTAGGCGGGCTTCAGGGCGGGATTGAGGCCGGGATCCGTGGACGGTCCCTCCACCGTGGCTGGGGCGGTGGGCGTGCTGCCGGCCTTGGGGGGAGGCAGCGTGCCGCCCTTCATGAGGATCTCGACATCGTTGCCATCGAGGGTCTCGCGGACCAGCAGGGCCTCGGCGATGGCCACCAGCTGATCGCGGTGGGTCTCGATGGCCGACTTGGCCCGGGCGTAGTTGCGGAGCACGAATTCCTGCACCTCGACATCGATGAGGCGGGCGGTGTCTTCGGAGATCTCGCGGTGCTGGGCGAAATCGCGACCGAGGAAGACCTCATGGTTGCCGCCGCCGCCGAAATTGAGAGGACCCAGCTTATCGCTCATGCCGTATTCCGTGACCATGGACCGGGCCATCTCGGTGGCCTGCTGGATGTCGTTGGCCGCGCCAGTGCTGAGCTGGTTGAAGAAGATCTCCTCGGCGATGCGGCCGCCCATGGCGATGGCGATGCGGCTCTCCATGTAGTCGCGCGTCGTGTTGTAGCGGTCCGTGATCGGCAGCTGCCAGGTGACGCCGAGGGCGCGTCCCCGGGGAATGATCGTGACCTTGTGGATCGGGTCGCTGTCGGGCACCACGGCGGCGACGACCGTGTGGCCCGCCTCGTGGTAGGCGGTGATGCGCTTGTCCGCTTCGGTCATCACGAGGCTGCGGCGCTCGCTGCCCATGTAGACCTTGTCCTTGGCATTCTCGAAGTCGGCCATCTCCACCCACTTCTTGCTGCCGCGGGCGGCGGTGAGGGCGGCCTCGTTGCAGAGGTTGGCCAGGTCGGCACCGGCGAAACCGGGGGTGCCGCGGGCGATGACTTCCAGGTCCACATCAGGGCTGAGGGGGATCTTGTCGGTGGTGTGCACCTTCAGGATCTCGAAGCGCCCCTTCACATCGGGGCGGTCCACCACCACGCGCCGGTCGAAGCGGCCGGGGCGGAGCAGGGCGGGGTCCAGCACATCGGGGCGGTTGGTGGCGGCGATGAGGATGACGCCCTCATTGCCCTCGAAGCCATCCATTTCGACCAGCAGCTGGTTCAGGGTCTGTTCCCGCTCGTCGTGGCCGCCGCCGAGACCGGCCCCGCGATGGCGGCCCACGGCGTCAATCTCATCGATGAACACGATGCAGGGGGCGCTCTTCTTGGCCTGCTCGAAGAGGTCGCGCACGCGGCTGGCGCCCACACCCACGAACATCTCCACGAAGTCCGAGCCCGAGATGGAGAAGAACTGGACCTTGGCCTCGCCCGCGATGGCGCGTGCCAGCAGGGTCTTGCCCGTGCCCGGAGGGCCCATGAGCAGGACGCCCTTGGGGATCTTGCCGCCCAGCTTCACGAACTTGGCGGGATCCTTCAGGAAGTCGACGATCTCCTTCAGCTCCTCCTTGGCTTCGTCGCAACCGGCGACATCCGCGAAGGTGATGCGCTTGGCGCTGGTGGAAAGCCCCTTGGCGCGGGCCTTGCCGAAGCTCAGGGCCTTGTTGCCGCCCATCTGGGCCTGGCGCATGAAGACGAACCAGAGCACCACGAAGACCAGCAGGGGGGCCCAGAACATCAGCACATAGGCGAAGTTGTTCTCGCTGGGCTTGGCGGCCTTGAACTCCTCGAGCTGCCCTTCGGTCTTCCAGCTGAGGATGACTTTGCCCAGGTCCTGCATGGGCGGAGCCACGGTGCGGAACCGCTCGATGGCCTCGCCGGTCTTGGCGTTCTTTTCGGGCTGCTTGTAGGTGCCTTCGACATCAAATCCGGACAGCGTCACGGATTTGTACTTGCCTCCCACACCCTCGGTGTAGAAGGTCGAGAAGGGAATCTCGATCTGGCGACTGTTCTGGGGGATCTGGCGGAAGGCCAGAACCAGGAGGGCGACGATGCCCAGCCAGACCAGAACGCTTTTCATCATGGAATTCAAAGGGTCACTCCTTGGGGCCTGAGCCCAGGTGGCCCTCCAGTTTACTAGGTCCGGGAAGGCGCGGGTCCTTGTCTTAGATGCAGATACCCGCCATCTGGTTCAGGGTTTAGGTGGAAATTCCCCCAGGATGAGGGTTTGCGACCCCTGGAGAGGCGTTCGGCCAGCCAGGGAGCAAGGCCCCTGAGCAGGGTCGCCTCGCGGGGCCAACCCAGCCGGCGGAAGGCGGTTTCAAGGGTCCAGCGCAGGTCCCGCTCGCTCCAGACCTCCCGTTTGAACGAAATACCCTCGTCCTGGATGACCCAGCGCGAACCCTCCCAGGTGCCGATCAGGGTCCGGGCCAACTGCTCGGCCTCCTCGGCCTGCAGGTGGGTCTCGAACAGGTGGCGGTCCAGTTCCTTCGCTTCTCGGCGGATCTCCTCGAGCAGCGGCCGCCAGCGGTTCCGCGCGGTGAAGGGCTCGGCGTTGGTGGCGTCCTCCCGCCAGGGGATGTTCCGGGCCTTGAGGTAGGCGCGGAGGTCGGCACGGCGCGTCTCCGCCAGGGGTGACCAGCGGGGGCCCTGGCGCGGCGCGAGAGGGTGCAGGCAGCCCAGGCCCCCACCCCGGGCCAGGCGCAGGAAGACGGTCTCTGTGTGGTCATCCAGCGTGTGCCCCGTGGCGACCGCCTCCGTGGCGGTGCGCCCGGCTTCCTGCCGCAGCCAGTCCCAGCGCAGCTCCCGGGCGGCCATCTCGAGGCCGAGGCCCCGTGATGCGGCGTGGGCCCTCACGCCGAGGGTCGCCTCGACGAGATCGAGATCCAAGGCCCGGCAGAGCTGCCGTACGAAGTGCGCGTCCTCTTCCGATTCTGGCCTCAGCCCGTGGTCCGCGTGGGCCACGGTCAACTCGAGGCCGAGGCTCTTCCGCAGCGTCCAGAGCAGCACCAGCAGCGCCACCGAATCGCCTCCGCCCGAGCAGGCCACCAGCACCCGGCCGCTCACGCCATCGCCGCGGCGCTGGATCTGCGCGAGCAGGTCGGATTCGAAGCGCTTCAAGTCAGCGTCCCTCCAGCGTCGCCAGCAGGCGGAGCAGGGCGGGGGGCACGGGCCGCTCGCACCAGAGGGCCTCGGCCCAGTCGCACATGAGGAAGGAGCCCCAGTGCATGGCGCGGCCCACGACGCCGCGGCGGAAGGCGGGGTGGGCGATGCGCGTGGCGGGCTGCGAGGCGTCCTGGGTGAACTGGCTGCCGAAGGCGTCGAAGGCGGCCATGCGACGCTCCCACACGGCGCTCACATCCACCAGCAGGTCCGGCGGACCGGGGTTCTCGCCGCCCACCCAGGCGAGCGCCTCGGGGCGCCAGGGGGTTCCGCTGCAGGGGTAGTTCTTCAGCCCGGCGTAGTAGGCGGCCTCCCGGCCCAGGCGGTGGGCCCGGCGATGGTCGGGGTGGCGGTCCTCCGGGGCGGGGAGGATCAGCACCCGGGGCCGCAGCCGCCGGAGCTCGGCCATCAGGCGCAGACGGTAGGATTCCTCCTCCGTGAACCGGCCATCGGGGAAGTCCAGCACGATACGGGGCACGCCGAGGATGCGCGCGGCTTCCTGGGCTTCGGCGCGGCGGGTTTCGGCGGTGCCGCGGGTGCCGAGATCGCCGCTGGTGAGGTCGAGGATGCCGGCTTTCAAGCCGCGATCCGTAGCCAGCGCCAGGAGGCCGCCCACATGGACCTCCACATCGTCGGGATGCGCGCCGAGGGCAAGGACATCCAGGCCGGTGGTTTCAGGATCGGGGCTCATGGTTCCTCCACCAGGATCACGGGAGATGCACCATCCATGCGCTCCAGGATGGCATCGAGCAGGTTCTCGTTCCGCAGCCATGGAACCCCGGGCATCACGCGTTCCTGGGGGGCGTCGAAGGGGAACAGGAGCTGGCGCAGCCGCTCGGGATCGCCGCTCAGCTGGTGGGCGGCGGCCTCGCGGTGCAGGCGGCGGTCCAGCTTGGTCAGGCGGTCACGGGTCCGGGCGAGTTCCTTCTGGAAGCGCGCCTGGACGGCCTGAGGCCAGGATTTATCCGGTTCGGGGGCATGGAACCTGGCCGTGGGAAGCGCGCCGGGCCAGGCCGCGAGGCGATCCCAGGCGCCCAGCCTGAGGGCATCGAGCTGGTCAGGGGAGATGCTGAAGCCCGGGGGGATGACGAAGACCGTTGGCCGCGGAAGGATCTTGGGCGCCGCGAGGCCCACGCGTTCCCAGAGCGGCTCGCAGAGACGCCAGTAGGCCCGCTCGGAAGGCCCGAGGACCACGGCGGCGACGGGCAGCAGCAGGGACTGCATCAGGGGGCGCACGGCAGCACCGGGACTGAGCCAGTGACCGGCTGGCAGGGACTCGCCCTGCTCCAGCCGCTGCCGCCGGCCCGACTGGGGATCCAGGGAGAACCAGGCGGCCTGCACCCGCGGATCCAGGGGGAGCGGTGCGCCCTGGGCCTCCAGAGCCTCCGCCTGCCGCATGAGCAGTGCCTCGAGATTCAGGGTCCGCCACCGTTCCAGCTCGGTCTGGATGGAGGCCCGAATACGAGGCTCCGTCGGCGAAAAAGGACGCAGGCCGCGGTCCCACAGCGGCTGGCCCAAGGCCAGGACATGACCCCGCAGCGTGGGCTCCTGGGGCTGGGGCAGGGGGCCCCAGAGCCGCTCGGCCTCGGCCTGGTGGGTGGCGTTCCAGGGCAGCCAGCCCGTGGCGGTGCCGGTCCGTGATTCGAAACGGAAGCGATGGCGCTTCAGGCGGCCGCCCTCCAGGCCCACGACGCCCGCCACCTCGGCGCGGTCGTGGTCCTCGTCCGCCAGCCAGTAGACGGCCTCGGCACCGCTGCGCCGGGCTTCGGCCAATGCGGCCAGGGCTTTGGCCACGGACAGGGCCGGACTCCAGCCGGCGCCGATCTGCTGCCCGGTGGCGATGACGGGCCGGGCTCCGGTCATGGCCGCCCTCCTGGGGCTTGGGCCGATCTGGGCATTCCAGGCTGGTGCATCGTACACATGGGCCCCAGCCTACCCGATCTGCCATGCTCGACGGCATGCTGAGCGTGGAACCCTGGATCCCTCCGGCCGTGCCGGACTTGGCCGCCCTGGCCATGGCGGCGGCGGATGCGGCGGGCGTGGCCTCCCTGCGGGCTTGGCCCGAATGGCGCAAGGGCGGCATCGGATTTGGCGACCTGCCCCCCTTTCTCAGCTGGCTGGGCAGGCAGGAGGGAAGCAGCCATCTGGTCCTTCTGCAGCCGCGGGAGGTCGGCGCCCTGATTCCAGGAGCCCGCACGGCGCCTCTGCCTTCGGGCTGGTTCGAGGCGCTCGACCTGGACGCCCTCGCCCGGCCGTTGGCCAACCATCCCGACTTTCCCGGCGGGGCCTCGGTCCACCTGGTGCACCTGCCGGGCGGCGAGCGCTTCCAGGTCCGGACCTACGGATCTCCGGCGCCGGAACTCGTGGCCGAGGTGCTGAAACGCACCAGCCACATCCAGATCTGGAATCTGGCTGATTAGACGATTTCTGGAGCGCTCCATGCTGACCCTCGATTTGTCCACCCTGAAAGAAGCAGGCATGGCCGTGGCCTTGGGCTTGATGATGGGTCTGGAGCGCGAGCGCAGCGGCTTTGAGCGGAGCCAGGAGAGCCGCGATGAGCCCCACCATCGCCGGGAATCTGATCAGGCCGAGGGCCTGCGGGGGAGTCTGGGCGCGCGGACCTTCGCCCTGCTCACCCTCCTGGGCTGGGTTTCCGTGAAGGTGGGCGGGACGGGCCTGGCTCTGCCCATCGCCGTGCAGGCGTTCGCAGCGCTGCTCATCGGACTCTTCTATTTCCAGACCAGCTCGGCGGAGCGGGGCCTCACCACGGAGATCGCGGCCCTGGCCGCCCCCCTGCTGGGCATGCTCCTCACGCGGGACGCCCTCCTCGCCGTGGCCGTCACGGTGATCGTCACCCTGCTGCTGCTGTCCAAACCGTGGTTCCGCGCCTGGATTCCCCGCCTGCACCGGGAAGACCTGACCGCCGCCATGCAGCTGCTCATCGTCTTCGCCATCCTGCTGCCGCTGCTCCCATCGAAGACCCTGGATCCCTGGGGGGTGCTCTCGCCCCAGAAGGTGGGCTGGATGGTGGCCCTTGTCGCGGCCGTGGATTTCATGGGCTATGCCTTGAACCGCACCCTGGGATCGAGCCGGGGCGCGGTGATGACGGGGCTCGTGGGCGGCATGGTGAGCTCCACCATCGTGGCCGTGACCATGTCGCGGCGGGTCAAGACTGATCCCTCCCTCCGCGGCCCCGGCCAGGTGGCGGTGATGCTGGCCTGCGCGGTCATGGGGGTGAGGGTGGCGCTTCTCGCCGGCGTGGTGGGGGGAATGGATCTCCTGCGACCCCTCCTGGCGCCCCTGGCCGCCATGGTGGTGACGCTGCTCGCCGCGACCTGGTGGATCCTCCGGTCCGGAGCGGCCCACGAGATCGATGCGGAGGAGGTGCCGGTGCGCAACCCCTTCCACCTGAAGCGGGCCCTGGCCTGGGGCCTGGCGCTGGCCGCCGTGCTGCTCGTTTCCGCTGCCGCCCGGGACGGGTTCGGAGATCGCGGCCTCATGATGGCGGCCGGTCTCTCGGGACTGGCCGATGTGGTCGCGATCACGCTGGCCGTGAGCAGCCAGGTGCGGTCCGTGGGGCTCCCGGCGGCCACGGCCGTGCTGGCCATCGTGCTGGCCATCGGCGCGAACACCCTCGCCAAGGCCGGGTTCGCCTGGATCGCGGGCGGGCGGGCCTTCGGCCTCCGGCTGGCGGTCATGCTGGCCCTCTCCTTCGGGGCGACGCTGGCGATGACCGCCCTGCAGTTCTGAATAGACCCTGGGTGGCGGCCGCTACTTCCCGCGGTTGCTCATGCGGGTGTGGGTGACGCCGCTCTTTCCCTGGGGCTTGGTGGACGCCTTGGTGACCGGCTTGGGGTGTGCAGAGGCCTTCGGTCTTCCGGCCGTGGTGCCGGAGGCCGGCTTGTCCGCGGCCTGGATGTTCTTCAGCAGATCGGCGGGGACGAGGGGCTTGGTCATGGGGGTACTCCTGCCCTCATCCTACGCTGGTGCCGCAAGCGGCGTGGCGGCAACTCGGCGCGAGCGGGGTGGTCAGGCGGTCCCCTAGCCGCAAGACAAGGTGAAACGGAGGGCATTGCCCGCCGCGTTGAACCCCAGGTCCCGGGAAAGGGCGCGAAGGGTGAGAAGACCCCGGCCGGCCATCGGAGGCTCGGCCTGGCCAGCCTGTTCCTGCCAGGCCCGCCAATTGAATCCCGGCCCCGAATCCTCAACTTCGACGGCGATTTCGCGGATCCCGGAGTGGGAACCTGCCCGGAGGCTGATCCGGAGCGAGACCGTCCCCTCCGTCAGGGCTTCCAGACCGGCGTGCCGGGCGGCCTCGTAGGCCTCGATCCCCCCCTCCTTCAGCCGGGGATCCAGGCGAAGCAGGCCGTGATCCACCGCATTGGCGAGGGCCTCGGTCAGGGCCAGGGCCAGACGCTGGGAGGGCCCGGATGGAAGGCCCTGATTGCCGAGGAGGCGGAGGCAGTCGGGCAGGAACTCGCGGATCGTCTGCTCCCGGGGATTCAGGATGAAGTCCAGGGCGAAGATCGTGCGGAGGGGTTCAGCGGAATCTCCGGCGGGACGGGCGGCATTCGAGAGGCGGGCAGATGCCGGGGCGGGCACCTCCCAGAGCGCCCAGCTGGCGTCGTCCTGCTGCTCGCGATCCAGGCCATCCGCCGCGAGCGCCTCTTGGATCGCCTTCTGGCAGGCGGGGAAGGGCAGCTTCCCGGAGGGAGCGAGGATGGACTGGAGGCGCTCGCCGAGCATGTCCTGGAGGCCGTCGGTGAAGGCGAACAGGCGGTCGCCCTCCGATACGGCGATCTGCTCCACGACAGGGGCATCCAGCCGGTCCACCACCCCGGCGGGCAGGTTGTGCGAGGCGATCCGCCGCGGCGGGCCGTGACGGGGCAACAAGAGGGCATCCGGCAGGCCCGCGTTCAGAATCGAGAGGGTGCCCTTGTGGACATCCAGCCGCATCAGCATCAGGCAGACGAACCGGCCCGAGGGCAGCATCTCGCGCAGCCGGGCATTGATCTGGCGGTAGGCCGTGTCCAGCGGGATGTTCCGGTTCGCCATGCTGAGGAAGGCCTGGACCGCCGGGAGGGTGGATACGCCCGCTGCCAGGCCGTGGCCGGTCGCGTCGCAGAGGAACCCGAAGTGGACCCCGGGCAGGCCTTGGCGGTAGGTGCAGGCATCGCCGTTGATGCGCCGGGTCTGGAGCGTCTCCATGTGGAATCCGGGCGGCAGGGCCCGCAGACCCGGCTCGACCAGGCGCCGAAGCAGGTGCTTGGTAATGGCGAGCTCTTCGTCGGTTTCGGCCCTGGCCCGGGTCAGTGAACGCTCCTTGGCCTCCAGGCGTCCGATCATCGCGTTGAAGGACTCGGCGAGGACGCTCACCTCGTCGTTCCCCCGGATCCGGATGATCCGGTTCCCCGCCGGAAGGTCCCCCAGGGCCCGCACCTGGTGGGTGATGTCCTCGAGGTTGTCGGCCAGGCGGTGGGAGATCAACCAGGTGAGGAACAGGCTCATGGCGACGACCAGTGCCACGGCAAGCTTGAGGTAGGACCGGAGCCGCTCGACCGGGCGAAGGGCCTCGGCGACCGGAAGGCTGGCCACGAGGATCCCATCCATGGCTTGGAGCCGCTTGAGCGAGGAGATGGTCGGCACGCCCGCGGCGTTGACCCTCTCACCGCTGCCTTCAAACCCTTGGAGCGCCCGGTCGAAGAGCTCGGAAGGCTCCGGTGGGTCGAAGGATTTCATGAGCCGGGCCGGATCCGGATGGATCAGCACCCGGCGCTTGGAGTCGAACAGCTGGAGGTAACCGGAGTCCGGCAGCTGTTTGCGGGCGATCTCCCCGAGAAAATCATCGTGGAGAAGGTCGATGCCCCCCGCGAGGACGGCCAGGACCTGCCCATCTTTCCCCCACAGGGGAACTGCCATCAGGACGGCAGGTCGCCCGGCTGACGCCACATCATAGGGAGGGGATACCCCAGCCTGACGATTCGCCATTACCGCGTCGAGGAAGGGCCGAAGGGGAGCAGGCGCCAGGGCATCCTG
The window above is part of the Geothrix sp. genome. Proteins encoded here:
- the bshB1 gene encoding bacillithiol biosynthesis deacetylase BshB1, producing MSPDPETTGLDVLALGAHPDDVEVHVGGLLALATDRGLKAGILDLTSGDLGTRGTAETRRAEAQEAARILGVPRIVLDFPDGRFTEEESYRLRLMAELRRLRPRVLILPAPEDRHPDHRRAHRLGREAAYYAGLKNYPCSGTPWRPEALAWVGGENPGPPDLLVDVSAVWERRMAAFDAFGSQFTQDASQPATRIAHPAFRRGVVGRAMHWGSFLMCDWAEALWCERPVPPALLRLLATLEGR
- the folP gene encoding dihydropteroate synthase, whose protein sequence is MAPFDWGPLLGGGPLFLGILNLTPDSFSDGGRFAGPAAALEQAHALVQAGAGMLDLGAESTRPGAEIVAPDTEWSRLEPVLSSLAAARPGIPLSLDTRYALTASRGLATGVRVINDVTGFSDPAMLALAAHSPCGLIAMRSRRAGAGFHMPPYDDPAPRDAEQALAELRAVRDRLLGAGISPERLLLDPGFGFGTTFAEDLALWEALPRLPELLDWPAERFCIGLSRKRFLAIRAGRPDLAPNLRDGLTAQAHAEAAQWGYQVFRTHAIA
- a CDS encoding DUF4010 domain-containing protein; protein product: MLTLDLSTLKEAGMAVALGLMMGLERERSGFERSQESRDEPHHRRESDQAEGLRGSLGARTFALLTLLGWVSVKVGGTGLALPIAVQAFAALLIGLFYFQTSSAERGLTTEIAALAAPLLGMLLTRDALLAVAVTVIVTLLLLSKPWFRAWIPRLHREDLTAAMQLLIVFAILLPLLPSKTLDPWGVLSPQKVGWMVALVAAVDFMGYALNRTLGSSRGAVMTGLVGGMVSSTIVAVTMSRRVKTDPSLRGPGQVAVMLACAVMGVRVALLAGVVGGMDLLRPLLAPLAAMVVTLLAATWWILRSGAAHEIDAEEVPVRNPFHLKRALAWGLALAAVLLVSAAARDGFGDRGLMMAAGLSGLADVVAITLAVSSQVRSVGLPAATAVLAIVLAIGANTLAKAGFAWIAGGRAFGLRLAVMLALSFGATLAMTALQF
- a CDS encoding SpoIIE family protein phosphatase, encoding MSSRHFGIQRKIFMAFGLFFSMVVAGGGWAVARYFTSVSRARIEQHQLNEVTLLARAMDETIAFYQQCLEGAAREIPPSTLLDHRSAARWLQARTSLRTTFPNGVFLVGPDGRLLTEAADAPQDALAPAPLRPFLDAVMANRQAGVSPPYDVASAGRPAVLMAVPLWGKDGQVLAVLAGGIDLLHDDFLGEIARKQLPDSGYLQLFDSKRRVLIHPDPARLMKSFDPPEPSELFDRALQGFEGSGERVNAAGVPTISSLKRLQAMDGILVASLPVAEALRPVERLRSYLKLAVALVVAMSLFLTWLISHRLADNLEDITHQVRALGDLPAGNRIIRIRGNDEVSVLAESFNAMIGRLEAKERSLTRARAETDEELAITKHLLRRLVEPGLRALPPGFHMETLQTRRINGDACTYRQGLPGVHFGFLCDATGHGLAAGVSTLPAVQAFLSMANRNIPLDTAYRQINARLREMLPSGRFVCLMLMRLDVHKGTLSILNAGLPDALLLPRHGPPRRIASHNLPAGVVDRLDAPVVEQIAVSEGDRLFAFTDGLQDMLGERLQSILAPSGKLPFPACQKAIQEALAADGLDREQQDDASWALWEVPAPASARLSNAARPAGDSAEPLRTIFALDFILNPREQTIREFLPDCLRLLGNQGLPSGPSQRLALALTEALANAVDHGLLRLDPRLKEGGIEAYEAARHAGLEALTEGTVSLRISLRAGSHSGIREIAVEVEDSGPGFNWRAWQEQAGQAEPPMAGRGLLTLRALSRDLGFNAAGNALRFTLSCG
- the ftsH gene encoding ATP-dependent zinc metalloprotease FtsH, producing MKSVLVWLGIVALLVLAFRQIPQNSRQIEIPFSTFYTEGVGGKYKSVTLSGFDVEGTYKQPEKNAKTGEAIERFRTVAPPMQDLGKVILSWKTEGQLEEFKAAKPSENNFAYVLMFWAPLLVFVVLWFVFMRQAQMGGNKALSFGKARAKGLSTSAKRITFADVAGCDEAKEELKEIVDFLKDPAKFVKLGGKIPKGVLLMGPPGTGKTLLARAIAGEAKVQFFSISGSDFVEMFVGVGASRVRDLFEQAKKSAPCIVFIDEIDAVGRHRGAGLGGGHDEREQTLNQLLVEMDGFEGNEGVILIAATNRPDVLDPALLRPGRFDRRVVVDRPDVKGRFEILKVHTTDKIPLSPDVDLEVIARGTPGFAGADLANLCNEAALTAARGSKKWVEMADFENAKDKVYMGSERRSLVMTEADKRITAYHEAGHTVVAAVVPDSDPIHKVTIIPRGRALGVTWQLPITDRYNTTRDYMESRIAIAMGGRIAEEIFFNQLSTGAANDIQQATEMARSMVTEYGMSDKLGPLNFGGGGNHEVFLGRDFAQHREISEDTARLIDVEVQEFVLRNYARAKSAIETHRDQLVAIAEALLVRETLDGNDVEILMKGGTLPPPKAGSTPTAPATVEGPSTDPGLNPALKPA
- the tilS gene encoding tRNA lysidine(34) synthetase TilS yields the protein MKRFESDLLAQIQRRGDGVSGRVLVACSGGGDSVALLVLLWTLRKSLGLELTVAHADHGLRPESEEDAHFVRQLCRALDLDLVEATLGVRAHAASRGLGLEMAARELRWDWLRQEAGRTATEAVATGHTLDDHTETVFLRLARGGGLGCLHPLAPRQGPRWSPLAETRRADLRAYLKARNIPWREDATNAEPFTARNRWRPLLEEIRREAKELDRHLFETHLQAEEAEQLARTLIGTWEGSRWVIQDEGISFKREVWSERDLRWTLETAFRRLGWPREATLLRGLAPWLAERLSRGRKPSSWGNFHLNPEPDGGYLHLRQGPAPSRT
- the bshC gene encoding bacillithiol biosynthesis BshC, which translates into the protein MTGARPVIATGQQIGAGWSPALSVAKALAALAEARRSGAEAVYWLADEDHDRAEVAGVVGLEGGRLKRHRFRFESRTGTATGWLPWNATHQAEAERLWGPLPQPQEPTLRGHVLALGQPLWDRGLRPFSPTEPRIRASIQTELERWRTLNLEALLMRQAEALEAQGAPLPLDPRVQAAWFSLDPQSGRRQRLEQGESLPAGHWLSPGAAVRPLMQSLLLPVAAVVLGPSERAYWRLCEPLWERVGLAAPKILPRPTVFVIPPGFSISPDQLDALRLGAWDRLAAWPGALPTARFHAPEPDKSWPQAVQARFQKELARTRDRLTKLDRRLHREAAAHQLSGDPERLRQLLFPFDAPQERVMPGVPWLRNENLLDAILERMDGASPVILVEEP